The Chloroflexota bacterium genomic sequence CAGATCACAGCCCAGAAGGGGAACACCCCTTCTGGTCCGCCTAAGGCGGATAGGGCTCCGCCCCGGCCCCCCTCTTCCCGGCCTAAATGGGAAGCGCAGAAGGGCTTCGCCCTTCTGCTGGGGTTTGGTGTATCCCCAAATCCACCTCCCCCCTTCTCCCTCTGGGAGAAGGGGGGCAAGGGGGATGAGGGCATTCAACCGATGGTTCTAAGGCCCGCCCTAGTAGGGGCGAGGTCACCTCGCCCCTACTTTCGCAAAGCGGGAGAGGGGGCAGGGGGTGAGGGCACAGCCCCTTGAACCCCCGTGGGGGGTTTGGGGGAGATATTCAACGCTTTTTTAGAGGGATAACCGATGGCTCGCATTATCGTGGTGACAGACAGCAGTGCTTGCGTACCGGCTCACATGGTACGGCGTTACGATATTCGTGTAGCACCTGTCCACCTTATCTTCGGTGAGAGGGACTACCGCGATGGGATAGATTTAACCCCCACCGAATTCTATCAGATGCTACGTCAGGCTGAGAGGCTTCCCACTACCTCAGCCCCCTCAGTGGGAGAGTATCTCCAGATCTATGAGGAGGCCAGGTCTCAGGGTGCGCCGGGTATCGTCTGTGTGGCCACCTCTTCCACCTTCAGCCATATATACGAATCGGCTGGTCAAGCGGCGATGCTGCTGAGTGATATCCCCATTCGCGTCATTGACAGTCGCATGGGGGCGGCGGCCGTGGGTTTAGTCGCCCTGGCCGCGGCACGGCGGGCTTATAATGGGGGCAGCCTTGAGGAGGTGGTCAAGGTGGTGCAGAGGGCTATGGCCAGGGTGCGGACTCTAATCGCGCTGGATACCCTGGAGTACCTCCAGAAGAGTGGCCGTGTTCCGGCCGTGGCCGTTTGGGCCACCAATTTGTTGAACATCAAGCCCATCCTCACCATCGTCGATGGCCAGGCGAAAGTCTTGAGAAGGACACGCGCCAGGCGCCGCGCTGTGGAGCATCTGTTGGAAATCATGCGTCTCCAGGCAGGTCAAGGGGGCAGGCTACAGGTAGCCGTGATGCATGCTGACGTCTTAGCTGAGGCTGAGGCGCTGAAGGAGACCGTAGCAGAACAATTTCGCTGCGCCAAGCTTTTCCTTACCGAATTTACCCCAGCTATGGGTGTCCACACTGGCCCCGGGGTGCTGGGGCTGGCCTTCCTGCCCCTAGAGGATGACTCCCTGCCTGGCGAGGGAGCCCTGTAAGAGAGAGACGTTTACCTCCCTGGGCCGTAAGGAGCCCTCGACGGCCAAGGCAGCGGCTGTGCCTGCCGCCTGTCCCATGACCATACATGGCGCTATCTCTCTGCTGAGAAGCTGGGCGGGCCTGGTGGCTGAATAGCAACGGCCGGCCACCAGGAGACCATTGAGCCGTTTGGGGATCAGGGACCGATAGGGGATGAAATAGTTACGCGCCCGCCCAACAGCGTCGGCGAAATACCGACCCTCACTGATATCTTCTTTGGTAACAATGTACTCACCGCTGAGAAGCCTGCTCTGTCTGACGCCGAGCTGGGAAGCCGTGTCCAGGAGGTAGGCTGCCTCGAAGCCTGGCAAGTTGCGACGAACAAAGTCCAGACAATGCCAAATTCGCTTGCGGGCTTCCCTTTCGATGTAGGTTCGATCCTCGATGGAGAGCGCATCCAGACCCTTATAGGTTGGTGCATTTATCCAAACTACCCCTTTGCGCACCGTTGACATCCACCAGAAGTGGTGATCGCAGCCGAGGATAGCCTTGACCTCAGCGTCCAGCCGCGCTGCTTCCTCAGGATGCTCTTCCTCATAGCGCATGGCTTTTTCCGTATCCACGTTACCAAGACGATGCACCAGGGTCAGCGGCAACTGGCCGCGGCGGTGTTCGGCCCCGGCCACGGCGAAAATGTCTCCATCCCCGCTGGCATCTATGGTCACTTTGGCCAGGATTGCCTCCCGACCAGACTTGCTCTCTACGACCGCTCCCTTCACCTGATCCTCTTCCACAATGGCTCCTACGGCCAAGGTATGCAGACGAAGTTGCACACCTGCCTCGGTCACCATCTCATCAGCCACATACTTCAGAGCCTCGGGGTCCACGCTACAGCAGTAGACGATCGATTTAGGAACGGAGCCAGGCTGGAACCAGTTTATGAAGCCCCATCGCCCCCACTGTTGCCAGAGAGAGGGGCTGGCCTGGCCCAGGGCCTCCGGCGGTGTACAAACGGCCGCACCCATAGCGCTCAAACGCTCCAATATCTCCTGCGGTATCCCGCCAATGACACGTTCCCGTCCATCGCTGAGGTCGTCCCATAAAAGCACTAACCCACCGCTGGCCAGTCCACCAAGGTACCCATAACGCTCGAGTAGCATGGTCTCGGACCCGTGCCGGGCTGCAGCAATCGCTGCCCCTAAGCCGGCCGGACCACCCCCGATGACCAAGACGTCCGCCTCAGCGACGATCGGTGTCTCCCGTGGGAGCTCTTTGAGCATCTTCATGGACTATCCTCCTGGCGATGCCTACATATCAGGGAAACGTAAAACGTGGGGTGGCCGCACGGTACAATCGCCCTGGCAGCCGCAGGCAACGGGTAGATCCAGTTGACCCAGGGCACGCAGCGTCGCTTTGGCCATGCGCTGCGCCGAATCCGGGCTGTACTGCTCCCACAAATCCCCTTGGGTCCAATCCTCAACCAAACCCTCGGCGTAATTAGTCACGCGATACATCCCAGCATAGCAGGCCCCGATGCTCCGGGCCAGGTAGGCCTCTGGACAGAGGCTCTGCCCTACGATATCGGCCCCCAGGACTTTGAACATAGCCACCTCCGCCGGTGTCTCAAAGCGAGGCCCTTCAGTCACACCACATACTCCTCGCCGGAAGACGCGCCGGAATCCTACTTCCTGCGCAGCTGCTACCAGAACCTGCCGCAACTCCGGGCATAGTGCCCGCCGAAAGCGCACCAGTTTTCCTTCCTGAAAGAGCTTACTCGTATTCGTACGATTATCAATGAAGTCGTGAGGTACCACCACATCCCCCGGCTCCAGCAGGTGATTGACGCCCCCCACCGTGCCATCAGCCAGGATGCGCTTGACCCCGGCCTGCTCAAAGACCCAGAAGACCTTCTCCTGATCGGCGAAGTGGGTGGCAAACGTCTGCCACCCGTGATAACGGGCAAACAATACCTGTTTCTCCTTATAGCCTCGCTCCTCATCCTGCTTAATATGTAACAGCTTAAACTTGGCCGACCGACCCAGAGAAGTTCCGAACACCAGATTGTCTTCCAGCACTGCAACCGCCGGATCAGCCAGCTCCTCCGGAAAACGACACTCCCTCGTGCCTGAACCACCGATGAAGGCGAAGTCAACCTTAGGTACCGATTTTGTGACGCTCATCGTTCGCTCCCCGTCCTAAAATTTATATATTGGGGCCCTAGCCCTCCTCCTCACTCAGCGCTCTCCCGTATAGACACTCTATATCTGACCGGGTCGTCACTCTCGAATTGAGCTTTCTTGACTCATCCTCCAGCGCATCATCAATCAGGGTAGGAAGGTCTCTTTTTTTGAGGCCAACCTCTTGAAGGCTGGTGGGAAGATCAATACTTGAAGCCAATAACCTGACGGCCTGCACCGCACCGTAGGCCTGTTCAAGAGAAGATAGCCCGGCGACGTGTTCACCCATAGCCCTGGCGATAGCCGCATATTTGGCCGGTGCGGCGATCAGGTTGAACTCCATCACGTAGGGCAGCATTATGCTACAGGCCAGCCCATGGGGGAGGTTGTGGCGGGTGCTCAGGGGATGGGCTAGTGAATGGGCCGTTCCTACCAGGGCGTGACTGAAGGCAACGCCGGCCATCATGCTGGCCAACATCATCTTCGATCGTGCCTCCTGGTCTGCCCCGTTGGCCACAGCCTTACCAAGGTTATTGGCAATCAATTCGATGGCTGCCAGAGCCAGGGCATCAGTCATCGGCTGGGCTAACAAAGAAACATAAGTCTCAATGGCATGGGTTAGGGCATCCATCCCCGTCTCTGCGGTGGCCCGGGCGGGGAGGGAGACAGTAAGGGAGGGATCGACGAGAGCAATCTTAGGCCGATTGAAGGGACTGACGACCACAATCTTTATCTGCCTGACCGTATCAGTGATAACCGCGCCGCGCGTCACTTCAGCGCCGGTACCGGCTGTCGTCGGGACGGCGATGAAGGGCAGGGTAGGTTTCTGCACCAGCCCGACTCCGCGGTAATCTTTGATCTCCCCACCATTGGTGAGCAGAACGTTTATTCCCTTCGCGGCATCGATGGAGCTGCCACCACCAACGGCGATAAGCATGTCTACAGCGCTTTCTCGACCA encodes the following:
- a CDS encoding DegV family protein, with protein sequence MARIIVVTDSSACVPAHMVRRYDIRVAPVHLIFGERDYRDGIDLTPTEFYQMLRQAERLPTTSAPSVGEYLQIYEEARSQGAPGIVCVATSSTFSHIYESAGQAAMLLSDIPIRVIDSRMGAAAVGLVALAAARRAYNGGSLEEVVKVVQRAMARVRTLIALDTLEYLQKSGRVPAVAVWATNLLNIKPILTIVDGQAKVLRRTRARRRAVEHLLEIMRLQAGQGGRLQVAVMHADVLAEAEALKETVAEQFRCAKLFLTEFTPAMGVHTGPGVLGLAFLPLEDDSLPGEGAL
- a CDS encoding FAD-dependent oxidoreductase, coding for MKMLKELPRETPIVAEADVLVIGGGPAGLGAAIAAARHGSETMLLERYGYLGGLASGGLVLLWDDLSDGRERVIGGIPQEILERLSAMGAAVCTPPEALGQASPSLWQQWGRWGFINWFQPGSVPKSIVYCCSVDPEALKYVADEMVTEAGVQLRLHTLAVGAIVEEDQVKGAVVESKSGREAILAKVTIDASGDGDIFAVAGAEHRRGQLPLTLVHRLGNVDTEKAMRYEEEHPEEAARLDAEVKAILGCDHHFWWMSTVRKGVVWINAPTYKGLDALSIEDRTYIEREARKRIWHCLDFVRRNLPGFEAAYLLDTASQLGVRQSRLLSGEYIVTKEDISEGRYFADAVGRARNYFIPYRSLIPKRLNGLLVAGRCYSATRPAQLLSREIAPCMVMGQAAGTAAALAVEGSLRPREVNVSLLQGSLARQGVIL
- a CDS encoding MTAP family purine nucleoside phosphorylase; protein product: MSVTKSVPKVDFAFIGGSGTRECRFPEELADPAVAVLEDNLVFGTSLGRSAKFKLLHIKQDEERGYKEKQVLFARYHGWQTFATHFADQEKVFWVFEQAGVKRILADGTVGGVNHLLEPGDVVVPHDFIDNRTNTSKLFQEGKLVRFRRALCPELRQVLVAAAQEVGFRRVFRRGVCGVTEGPRFETPAEVAMFKVLGADIVGQSLCPEAYLARSIGACYAGMYRVTNYAEGLVEDWTQGDLWEQYSPDSAQRMAKATLRALGQLDLPVACGCQGDCTVRPPHVLRFPDM
- a CDS encoding iron-containing alcohol dehydrogenase, coding for MKPFVFSMPTEIRFGWGVAKEIGEAARQLGGHKALIVTDKGIEKAGLLTDIVNSVHSAGVETVVFTGVEPNPRDENVAAGAALGRESAVDMLIAVGGGSSIDAAKGINVLLTNGGEIKDYRGVGLVQKPTLPFIAVPTTAGTGAEVTRGAVITDTVRQIKIVVVSPFNRPKIALVDPSLTVSLPARATAETGMDALTHAIETYVSLLAQPMTDALALAAIELIANNLGKAVANGADQEARSKMMLASMMAGVAFSHALVGTAHSLAHPLSTRHNLPHGLACSIMLPYVMEFNLIAAPAKYAAIARAMGEHVAGLSSLEQAYGAVQAVRLLASSIDLPTSLQEVGLKKRDLPTLIDDALEDESRKLNSRVTTRSDIECLYGRALSEEEG